ATATTAGAATATTTAACAAACCCAATTGTGTAGTTGCGTTATAATGGGACTCCCGcactaatttttgttttgatttttttttaacactgGAGGAAAGACTCTTAAAAATCTGTCCAAGAAATCTCAAAAGTCCCAACACCATTACTATAGATACACCTGTCGATTTTTAAGTAACATTAAAAACCTCACATATGAAGAGCTCAGAGTCCTATCCTAAAACACAATAattcgacccaaaaaaagtcCAACAACATACTATGCTGGGGCTCAATATTAGAGTTACGAAGGAAGTTGAAGTTCTAAATCAAAACTAATTGGCAATGAAAGAGTAGCCGAATTCCTTATAAACCCGAGTTATGTCCCTTAACTTTTTAATGTAGGAAGCCTAACATGCAGATAACGCTTACTAAGTGACGTCAAAGCATGTGTGGTCGTTGAACCCCAACACGTGAAACTCTAATacaatgaaggaagttgaggttttAAGATTAGAATTACGTgacaaaaataatagtttaaCTAAGACGTGTGCACAGTATATAAAGAATCATAGACTACTCGTACAAAACGAGAGGAAAGCTACATCCTCATTTGTTGTAGTCTTGTGCTTTGACTACTCACTTACTGCCATTGCAGATAACGCAACAGATTCTGCCTTTCATGATTAATTTCACATTGTGAATAGGTGGAGATTCAATACTTTTGGGTCTCATCCACCTGTGCTCTTCATCAGATGATTCAATTATCAACAGCATCCCTGTTGATCATTCTcatgaaagaaaaacaggATAGTGGAGATGGCTCTTGGATTGGGAGGTTTAGCTGCATTTGTCTTCCCCATATTtgcatttccttttcttatttgttttatcATTACAAAAGAAAGGTCATTGCCACAAGGAGCACAAAAGGCCAAATTTGTAGGGTGCAACTAAACACTGTAGCTAAGCACAGTGTAATGACGGAAATGCCCCTCATTTTTCtgctgttttggtttttttttctgctgCACAGTAAATTGACGAAAATACCCTTGACTAAAcagcttcttttctttccgTTTTTGCCCCTCCTCCTTCGTTGAGAGGGTTTGGTTCGCAGAGACAAAGCCCTGGCTTCGGTTTGTTTCCAACCAGCTGGTTGGGGGGCAGCCATGGGAGAACAGTGTTCGTTGCTGGACATGCGTTGGAGGCCGTCGATTTTTGTTTGGGAGGTGAGCTGCAAATCCAGCCGCAGCAGCAGCATTGCTGTATCTTCCATCATCTTCTCTACTCGCCTTTACTTCCAGTAACCACCAAAACTGGCTCCCATCGTTTCTCTTTGACGAAAGTGCACTTGGCTACTCGCGGCGTCCATAAATTGTTACGCGGACTCAGACCCTCCGACTACCAAGATGCTAACATCGGCAGTTCGGGTTCGGGTTCGGATTCGGATTCGGTTACATATAAGAGCCGCAACGAGTTGAAGCGCCACGCCCGCCGTGCGGTCCGCTGGGCTATGGACCTCTCTTCCTTCTCCACCCCTCAAATCAAACGCATTCTCAGGTaactcaaaattgaaaattttattcatttatttttaaaattagcTAAGCTATTTTAGTCTAACGTATAATTACGGTGTTGGGGATGGTAGAGTGGCTTCTCTGGACCAAGACGTGCTGGATGCTCTGATTTTAGTGAAGGTGCCGCCCCTGTAATTGAACTTTTTGGTTAGTTTATTCTTGGCTGTTTCAGACAAGTATTAGTTAgtgatttgtttgttgaagCTAAGCTGTTTGTGTTATTGTCGCAGAAATTTGGACCTGATGTCCGAGAAGGGAAGCGAAGGCAGTTCAATTATATTGGTATGCGTAAAAACTTTGTGCGGTGCCTAGAAACTAAATTAGGCTTCAACTTTCTTATGTAAATGAATCGAACTCCTATGTTGTTATGTTTGAGCggtgcttttttctttttgagtttCAAATTGGCAACTGTTAGTCATGAACAAGTCAAGTCAAATGTCAGTAACAGAAAACTTGAATCTGTTTAAGCCAATCATTTCTTGCATCTATACGTTCTGTGATCTTATCTTACCAAAGTGCATTCAATTTGTGTAAAGGAAAAATGCTGCGAGAAGTGGAGCCGGATTTGATGGATGCTTTAATTCAGGCTACAAAAGACAGTGACGAAAGTAAGCTGCAAGCTTTATCTGGTCCAGAGACATTGAGCATTGATGATAATGAGGAGCAAGAAGAAGCGGAAGAAACTGATtatgaggaggaagaagaggtaTGATACTGATATTAAGTTTGAAACTGTGCAACAAAGTTTGCTGAAGCTTCCTGAGTAGTTTACAGACATATTTAATCTTATTATTTGAGCATCGATTGCAGGGTTCTCATATTGATGTAGCTACCAGATGGTTTGACGGTCTGATCAATAAGGACGTTCAGATCACCAATGAAGTATATTCAATTTCGAATGTTGAGTTTGACCGCCAGGTAAGTTTAATGCCATGCTTGCTATTTTTAAGTTTGGTTAAGTGACTTTCCACTAAAAACCCCTTCATGAGGGCACTAGCATGCGCTTGAACCACCAGCTTATATTCTTTGAAGCCCAGCCAGTTCATATTCACTTAAGTCAGTCGTTTAAGTCTCATATCGGTTGTTCGAGCGTCCTAAGGGATcattgtttctgtttcttgctctttatttgacttttttttccttttgtgttgCCTCAAAATTCCTTCACAAAATTCGACTTGGCTATACTACTACGTGTTTtctgctctctttccttctgtttttttacCCCTCAGGCTTccatgaaattttgattgtttCAGGAGATCTTGGGTACGAAATCCAAATATGAGAAGCAGTCATTTGGCCAAATTGTTTAACGATTCTTCGCTTTAAAGGTATAATTCATGATTGCCTCTCTATTCCTTATACTCTCACTATTTTTTTGGTactgatttctttatttttgtaatgttTGTTTGCTCATCATttctacattttcttttcttccacaaCTTTATACACATTTGATGTAATTTCATAACCCGCAGCATCGCGCGGGTCCTTTTGCTTGTATATACTAAAACTGAATCCACCAAGTTACTGTTCCTAGACTGTAGCTTAGGAATAGTGAAGTGACGGTTTTGCCCCCGCTTAAGTGATGGTCTGCTTCCTTGAGTTGACGTTTGAGCAGTGAATTAGCCGTTTTGCCCTCCAACTCCGTTCTCTTTTCTTCGTGGGAACTGAAGTTCCCAATCAGTTGCCCGACTTCGTTGGCGTAGCAGAGAGAGGGAAACTCTATGATGAGAAAAATCCAACCAGTTGGTTTTTGCCTTTCGTTGGAATTGTTGGGGGATGGGAGATATTTTTTGATTGGCTCTTTCTCCCATGAGGCTTCACTGTTGAAACTTGATCTGGCTTTCTTGGCCGTTGATTTCGTTTGTGGCTGCTATGGTGCGAATTGGTCCGTCCATTTGgtcctcttcttcatcctataaccttctttttatttgttctccTGTTTGTCTCATTTCgccttcttcctctttcctTCGTTTGTGCCTGTGCTGGTATTTGTTGGGTTTCCTTCTTCAATTTTTCGGAtatgtctttcttttttctcttcttcttttttaatcgCGTCTTCTTTTGATGTTTTGTAGGTAGTCTTTCGACCGACGGTTCTAATGCCTCACCCGTTGGATCTCCCGATCGCTCCTCCTCGAGATTCAACGACAGCCATCCGACGATGACATGATCAATCGTCTGGGACCGGTGGTCTCTCCGAGGATCTcgaacaaaaaattattaagcAGGCaagatctctctctttctctactTGAGCATGTGGATAATGAACCCTAGGAGCTTAATATCTGTTTGCATGTAAAAGGAAATATGATTGGGAGCTGATATTCTGAACTAATCGACCAGTCTCTCAGCTGGAAGGTAAAGACGGTTGGTTCAATATAAGatcattcaaacaaaaaatcttATTTAACGCTGTATAAAATATGTAGAAACCTACTTACCCTCTGTTTGTTTGCtaagaaaatgcaagaaaaaaacagaaatttcatcttttaaaacattttaCTGTTGTTTTGTGGGTAGGAGTTCAATAATTATGCTTATAAGAGCATTTGAGGTCACACACTTAATAACATTAGTACTTTTTATTGAACTCACTTGGGTTTCTGTGGAAACTCAAGGACATAAATGCAAAAGTTTGAGTCTTTGTTCTATAATTATGTTGGATTGAAAATTTGGtgcctttcttctttcttgcatGTGCTTGGAATTACAATGAAAATTTCCTTTCATTGTTTTTGGGTTGTTGAAGGGTTTGAGCATGAGGAAAAAGGTGATTTTGCAACCTGACCAAAGCATTTCAGGTAAGAACCATATCCTTGAATTGCCCTTTTGGACCAAAATTAAGCCTTTTGTGTGATGGTTTATCATATGATTGGGTTCTGTGTTTGAGCTTATGGATTGGTTCATGGTGGATTTGAATTGGCACGCAGAGTTGCTTGGGTGAAGCTGATGACTGTGTGCATTGCAGGACTacaacaaaatggtgcaaCATGTATTCGTGGACTTTGAAATAGAAACAAGGTTTGCATCTTTTAATCGCCGCtgtatttcaatttctttcccttttattaattttgattgtATTTCTCCCCTGTGATGGGATTGAACATGCTTTTGAATTGGTAATGGCAGGTGACTTTTTGTGCGTGAATAAAGGCTTGCCATTGCCCTTGCTGCTGTTGTGGGACAGAGCCAGTGTATATGTACAGAAGTTGCGGTATACAAtgttctctctccctctctttaatttcagttttttttttcttttaatagaATTTCGTCAAATATTTTGGTTCTGGATTTCTTGTGTTGAAGAAATTTACAATAAAGGTATTTTATGACGTTCTGTGTTCTTAAATATCTTTTGTAGAACACTGAATGTTGACTGACTTTGAAGCTGCTACAAGAAAAACGGAATTAAGGTTCTGCATTTGGACTAGCAAAGAAGTTTGTCAATCGTTCTCTCatcctcaaatttttttttttcaataagtCGATTACGTCTCTGCCTTAAATccacttttatttatttatttctgtttAATTTAATGAGACAATTTCTGTTACAGAATTCTAAATtatgcactttttttttccatgttaGGGTACTGGGATGCTAGGGGGttctttttattctcttttccaCTGCATATTATAATTTAGATGGGTATGCTTCAAGAAGGTTGGTTTTATTCTTGAAGAATACCCATTTGGTTTTAGACAtagtttatttagttaaatataTGGCTGCTGGTGAAATGGATTAGCCAAATATTGCATATGTAATATGCGTACAAATTCTTAGTATTGTTGTAAATGGTCAGCTTAAGTGGAGGATTGTTGTATGAAATTTGGTAAACAAATTTCTAGAAATTATCTTCAGAGTTTCTGAGGTTCCATTTAATTTGGTATTTGTTTGTGTGATCTATTTCTCTTAGGGCGTGTCAAATGGTAAAGCTGCAATTAACGGTGTCTCTTTTGTGTTGCAGTTTCACCAGTACCAGGTTGTTGGGAGGAAGCTCCCTACGGCATCTGATGAGCACCCCAAGATTTACCGAATGAAGCTCTGGGCCACCAATGAGGTTCGCGCCAAGTCCAAGTTCTGGTATAATCCTTAGCCTTAGTTCGGCTTTTGTGATGCCAAATGTTCATTGgtgaattttgggttaaaCTTAATATTGTTGATTGATTTGTTTGGATTAGGTATTTCCTGAGGAAGCTGAAGATGGTCAAGAAAAGCAATGGCCAAGTGCTTGCCATTAATGAGGTTTGTTCTCTCTGCTGTTTATactctatttttttctaaTAATAAATTTGTACCCATTTTGATTATTTGTCAGTGTCTAATGTAGTCAATGTTGTTTTGCGGTGGGGAAGTGGTTCCTCCTTAACTCTCCTCCTGGCTTAATCCGAGTTGTTGCCAAAGTTCTCCGCCTTTGACCCAGTCTTTTATCACATTTATTTCgcttttttggtgttttgtatttgatgtTTGGCTTTAGTggcaaatgtgaaggaggctGCGTCAGAGGCATCCCTTCGAAATGACCGGTTGATTTGGAGAcgtatgttttcttttctttttttctgttttttttttcccttcaaaaTTGAAGCCTCCACTTTGCTGAATAAAGGCTTCTCTTGGCTTtagtgttttgttttgatgaattttgGGCTCTCACGTGTCTGCGAAATTGCAAaccttttctttatattttgagATGTTCAAAGTTTGAACAGTACCTCCATTATCTGAATTCTaattccaaattttaattcttctctctttttaagAACACTACATCTATTATCTGTAATTGATTAAGATTCTTTTTTGCATCTGTATTTTGgctaattttttctttgggagTATTATGAAAACCTATCAGCATATCCACACCTTCTTCTACACCCTATTTCTCTGCACATTCCTCTCAAAAACTTAAATGCTTTATGCTCCACCGTAGCCTTTGGTAGTTTTCTCTGCTTTCACTTGGTTccattttaagttttaactttttttaaaaaaatctttattGTAAATTTGTTACTTTTAAATCCTTAATTTTAGGATTAGTTATGGTTTATTTTTAGGGAGATTCattattatacccaatatgggggcccaaattataaaaatatcccATATGAAAAGGACTTTAGAAATATACCCAAAGTCcattaacaaaataacaaaaaaacttttaattttttataaattacaaaactgccatcaattttttaaaacaagttCAACCTTAAAATCTCctaaaaatacacaaaacaCTTAATAGagcattaaagtaatttaataattaatattaaattcattAAGGCCAGctgttattttttggtttttttttttttttgtttatagaaattcaattgtgtagggtttatttataatattagtgctagaaatgggtatatcactaaatatctcttatttTTATACCTTATAATGAATTGAGATGTGGACATTGAATGTATTtctgtgagatcccacatcgaccaaacggagagggggtgatgtgccttatatggcacaccttgCATCCATCTTgtaggaggccttttgggagctcactggcttcgggttcgtaggaactccgaagttaagcgagttggaggctggagcaatcccaggatgggtgaccaccctgggaagttgcttcgtgagctccgagaaacaaaaccgtgcgggctggtgagaatgtagccaggcccaaagcggacaatatcctgctacggcggagccggtccggggtgtgacaatttCTTCCCCTGAAGACTATGAatttcttttaagtttttatgatTACGACTTATAACtcattaaatttattttttcttatcagtTCTTTCAACTTTATTTTGCTAATTCAGTGAGAGTAGTTGTCAAAGATGGCATCAAAGCTTAGCAAATCTATGCTTGATGGATTGATAAGTGAAGGACTTTTGGTTAAATCCCAAGCAGGGAATGCATTCTTTGCTATAGTTCCCGGACAGGTCCTCTTGGCTTTCCTTGATGTTATCAGTAAGTTGATTAGGGTTCTATAACCTATAGGTGTTTATAGGTCATTTATGCTTTTATAGCTTACTTGTCCATTAGATTGACATAGCCTATAAATGGCAATACATGTGTTAGTTTTGACCATAGGTGTCTACAGATAATCTATTCTTTTGTACAACAAACTAGCACATGGTTTGATTCTGTTATGGGATTTGGTTTGATTCTATTTAAGTCTGGGTCTTTTGGTTTCATTATGTTATAGGTATTTAATAATTTGAGGCAATGACAGATTATACTTTTGTCCACCACATTCGTAGAATGCTTGGCGTGTTTTGTGCAGTTGATTTTTTGGCCTTAATTCTGTAATAATAGCCGTTGTCTTCACTAAATTTTCCCATTTGTCTACACACCTACCAGTTTCCAAATTTGTAGCAACAAAATAAACACCCATTGATTTGATGCTATTAAAGCTTGAGTGTTTTGGCTTAATTCTCTCTTCTATTTAATACATTGTCACAATTGTTCTAAGTTTGTTATCAATTGATTAAATAGGCGGAAGTTATACTTTTGTCCATTAGATGAATAGAATGGTTGATGTACCTAAACTGTTGTTTGTCCTGTTGGAagttttaaattaattttgtgatGATAGTCTTCGCTCAAATTTTTCCATTTACTAACACCTGtcagttttcaaatttgtacTAACAAAGTTAAAACCCCTGCAAAGGACAAGAAAGAATAGAAGCCACCTCTATAGCAAAGCCATCAAGAGAAAGATCTCCCTCCAACAGACCTCAAGGCAGAAAATCCCCTTCCACCACCCAgtagcatatatatatatatatatatatgaagacCTGTCCAAACTCTTTTGAACAATGAACATCTTAAAACTGCTGATATTTTGATGCTATTTTGATGTTCTGATTGCTGCTTGgtttattaaaatatgatCAATATTTTAACATGAGAAGCAGTATATAAAACATGTTTTTAGTCTATTTTTTGTAACATCAACTTGCTAAACAAAGCATGATGCCACTAATTAGATCTCCATGTCTATATAAATAGTATTATCTTTCATATATGTTTTCACGATTTTGTATACATTTCACTCGGTTTTAGAACCCGCAATATCACGCAGGCACCTTTGCTAGTTATTACACTATAGCAATAGTTTGATAATACAGTGTATAATAACTTCTATAGCAATAGTTATTTTACTCGAGGCCTATATGAAGTAAAACATTGAAATTAACGAGTTGGAGTCCTAAGCAAGGACCATCCACTCAGAATATATCTCGAACTTAGTAGAAGGGCGAACAATTTAGGAAAACACCAAAGGAAGAGGTAAGTGCATAAGGAAAAAGGTTATGCTGTTTTCTGTTAGCAACATAGGAGACTTGAAAAACTATCCGTGTTAATTAACACGTTGGTTGAAGTAGCACAACTTGAAGTTAaagaaaatctcaaatttggggATGACCTGCCCAACTGTATCAAACATATACAACATGTGGAGTGGACTTGAACCTACAGCAGAAACCATTCAAGCAGAATAAGATACCTCCCAAGTTACCAACCATGGTCTAAATGCTTCAGTTACTAACCATTTCAGCAGAAACCATCCAGCAGTGCAGAGACTCAGGTTCATCAACATTAAGGCCTCTTCCAATGTTAAGGAGAACACCTTTTGGAAAGCATCGATGACTTCAAAATTGACGATGTCGTTGGTCTCCTCAAAAGTGATCAGAGTTCACCCAACAACCAACTCCATTGATCCAAAACTTCTAGTCGATAGAACTATGAATTCCTAGTTTATAGGAATAAGGGAACGAGAGGAattttaagacaattagagaaacaaaaggaagaagttAAGGCTGCTTTGAGTTTTGCTTTCAGAATTGCTTGATTCATTTCAATGAATAACTTACGTATTTATACAAGGTTCGGTTGctaaaattaactaaactaaaatagtaaattattttaagtcATAAAGAATGAATGGCCTAAAATCTGACTCATTTTGAAATCATTAACTTTTTATAGTTTATAACAATTCGTTATAAATCATtagtttttattgttttaaatactttaataatataatataatataatataattaattataattatattatattatgtttatttttgttggtagATCATTCTGGATCATGGCTCCCCCATTTAAGATGTTTGAGCTCCTGGTCAATCTAAATTGAGATGAGCAAACTCTATTATTGCCTAGTCCCGAATACACCATTTCGACTTGCTAGGAAGTTGACCTTATCTATCAATACGGAAATACTCAATACTTTCCATGTCGAGTTTCACGAACCTTCTGTTCCAATAGACAATCCTCCTGCAAAGGATCTTCTCGTTCAATCTGCAAGTCATCAACTGATGGAAGACGAGTGTCTTCTTCGGGATCATTATCAAGTAGAGATGgctcaaaaaatttaagattCTGGGCATTAATAACCGAGTACCTATGCATGTATGGTGGTAATTCAAGTTGAAAGACATTATCACCAATATGTTTGATGATCTTGAACGGTCCATAACGAATAGGCTTCAGTTTCTTGCCTTCACCATTTAGCCGCTCCTTTCCAAGGTGTAACCATACTAGGTCACCTTCTTTGAAGTTACGTGGCACATGATGCTTATTGTGGCGAGCTTTATACGATTGCTGAGAACGTTTCAATTGTGCCTCTACTTCAGTATAAATCTTTGACTCGTTCGAGAAATTTTTGTACTCAAatatgttcttcttcttctttcccatTTAATGGTTGGTCATTCATAGTGAATGCTAAATCAAAAGGACTCTGGGGTAAATAATCCAAACAAACCTCAAATGGAGATTTGAGCGTGGAGCCATGAATTGCTCGGTTGAAATCAAATTGTAAGTAAGGGAGACTTTCATCCCAAGTCTTCGGATGCTTGGAATTGTAACCCCTTAACAAGTGTACCATAGTCTGGTTTACGACCTCCGTTTGCCCATCTGTCGGTGGATGAAATGCAGTACTTCTTTTCAATCTCGTATTCATCATTCCCCATAATGATCTCCAGAAATGGCCTAAGAATCGACTGTCTCTTTTAGAAATAATCGATGTAGGTAAGCCAAAATGCTTCCAAACATGTTGGAAAAATAACTTAGCAGCTCATTCTCCAATAACGGTCTTCCTACATGGAATGAGAATAACCATCTTACTGAAACGATCTACCACCACAAACAAGTAGTCATTTCCAGACTCAGTTTTAGGCAATCCACCTAAGAGATCCATCGAGATACTTTCCCAAGGTCGGCTAGGTACTGGTAATGGAAGATACAATCCTAACTTTTTGTTGGAAGGCTTTGATGTGTTGTATAGAACATAACCTCGAATGTATCGTGAAACATCGAGATGCATCTTTGGCCAATACACATAGCGACGAAGATTCAATAAAGTTTTCTCAACTCGAAAATGCCTTGCTACTTTGGAGGTATGAGCCTCACAAATCCACTGCAATCTGTCGCCATCTTCTAGAATGCACAATTCTGTTCCCTTGTACATTAGTCCATCTTTCAATTGGAACTCACTAGTCTTTCCTTGTTGTAGCTTGGCATAGGCTGAGTTGAAATCAATATCTGTGTCATACCCTTTGGCATATTCAAAAGGAACAATGGGTTGGATTTGCATAGCCACCAGCAATGCGGAACTAACTGGTGTAGGTGGTCTAGATAACATATCTGCCAACTTGTTAGTTGCTCCTTTCTTGTACTTTATCACAATATTGAATTATTGTAGGTAAGACATCCATTTCATATGGCGAGCTTGCTGCAACTTAGACTGTATAGTTAAAAACTAAAGAGGTTTATGATTTGAGTGAACTACAACCTCTTTTCCCAACAAGTAAGCTCTCCAATGTTTCACTGCTTGATGCATTGCATACAACTCCTTGTCATAAGTCGGATAATTCAATACCGGTCCACTAAACATCTCAAAATGGTATGTAACTAGTTTCCCATCCTGAAATAATATGGCTCCCATGGCATAGTTTGATGCATCTGCTTCTACTTCAAATGGTTTCTGCAGATTCGGTAATGCTAGTACTGGGGCCTCTGTAATCTTTCGTTTCAACAATTGGAAATATTCTTCATGGTTTCTCGAC
This is a stretch of genomic DNA from Prunus dulcis unplaced genomic scaffold, ALMONDv2, whole genome shotgun sequence. It encodes these proteins:
- the LOC117613635 gene encoding uncharacterized protein LOC117613635: MALGLGASFLSVFAPPPSLRGFGSQRQSPGFGLFPTSWLGGSHGRTVFVAGHALEAVDFCLGGELQIQPQQQHCCIFHHLLYSPLLPVTTKTGSHRFSLTKVHLATRGVHKLLRGLRPSDYQDANIGSSGSGSDSDSVTYKSRNELKRHARRAVRWAMDLSSFSTPQIKRILRVASLDQDVLDALILVKKFGPDVREGKRRQFNYIGKMLREVEPDLMDALIQATKDSDESKLQALSGPETLSIDDNEEQEEAEETDYEEEEEGSHIDVATRWFDGLINKDVQITNEVYSISNVEFDRQEILGTKSKYEKQSFGQIV